A window of Anas acuta chromosome 5, bAnaAcu1.1, whole genome shotgun sequence genomic DNA:
AGTAGTCTTCAAGTGTTTTCAAACCCTCTGCTTGCAAATAGTATAAATGTGTCTGCCTTTCCTGGATTCCTGAGAGCATGTCTGCACAGCACTTTGAAATGTAATGTCAGGAAATGTAATGTCAGGAAACACGTACTTACTAACTCAATATTATCTCAGGTGCTAGACCCAGCAGATGGTGGCTCCACGCTGTCCTAACTCTTCCCCTGAAAGAGCTGATCTGGGTCCCTATTCTGCAACACACTTCTTAGACATGTTCTTAAACATAAGATCAGgtatacaaatactttttttttttttttttttaactgtgtatAGTTTAGACTTCTGCTGTGtagttttaaatacagaattccTTTAGGGAGCTCTTAGAAACACGCATGAGGTATTAAGTCCTGTAGTTAATTAAAGTCAGGTAGGCTTTTTAGTAATGTATATGTAATGTAAGAATAACTGCTACGTACTTGACAAATAAATATAACAGGATGCTGTATTACCAGGGAGCAGATGATACcttcattcattattttattactttacaTTAGAGCAATTGTTCCATTGAAATCTGAGTTCTGTCATGGGAAACAAAAAAGCCACTTGCATCTCTTTCTGGGAAAGGTAGGATTAGTGTCACCAAACTCTTAGAAGTTGTTTCTTACTGCACAATTTGTCTTACATTGCATTAAAGACTCTGAGTAGAAGAGTGTCTGAAGACCCCAGAACAGAGGTGGCCAGGACATTTTAcccatgaacttttttttttttattgcctttttatGCAACTTTCCTCTTGAGGGGAAAGTAGGTACACTAACTTCTTAGGCATCTTACATTTTGAAACTGCATGATAAGTACTCAAGAACACCATCCTGGgactgttttggtttgtttgtttttaattgtactGAGAGTACTATGAGCTAGAATAAATGCACAAGCAAAAAAATGCCACTTTTACAGTGTGGCAAATATTTATAGGAAGAATAAACTTCTTATGGTTGGAAAAGAACAGTGTGTGTGCACTAGGTACATGCAGGTACCTAGCCCCCCAAAAACTAGGTAAACAACAcagggggagggtgggggggaagcttacatttaaaaataaacatttgtggTCTATATGTTTGTAAAGCAATGCATTTTAGCATaaaactggagaaaacaaaacccaaaaacaaTCTGACACTGTATCAACCCAGTAAGTAGTTCCTGTAACTGAGGGAAACTTGCACTGACAGGCTAATTTTTGGTGGAATAGGACTGCCAAAATCATGTTAAATAACTCAGCATTTGTTGTTGTTCGTGGGAAAAGTGCCACAAAGAGTTCCAGCTTTTCAGCTGTTAAACAGAAACCTTCACTTCAGGCctgattttaatttctctttgcatAGGACTGAGATAGTTGCTCCTCAGCCTCTCAGTGCACTGCGTGATTCAGCGCGATTCCTTCCCAAGAGAATGCTTGACAAAGGCTGGAAGAACAGAGATGCTTTCACATGCGCTGGCAGAAACCTGCAGAAGCCTTGGCTGACCTCTCCAGGACTGGCAGTAGCCATTAATCTCTCACTTACATGAGCATTAAAACTCTGCTAatgagtgcttttttttcacAGACACAAACTTCCAAGATCTTTGAGCACTGGGATTTGTATTATCTGTTTGCACTGGGGAACTGGGGTGTTCCAAAAGCGTCCCAGCGACCAGAACCTCAGCATgattcctgttttgtttgtttgtttgtttgtttgtttctcttcaaaTTTTTGTGTCCTAagaggttttattattattatcctctACTTGAGGCATAAGCACACTGCTGCAGGCTGTTACTGTTAGTTCTGTCTCACCCACTCAGCTGTACACCTCCCTAAACAGTGCCAAGGCACATCTCAGATGGCACGTGGAGACCGAAAATACAGAGCGCAGTATTTGTCCTCTCCCTTGCCTGCTTCTCCATCTCTGCACACCAGACACACAGTGTCATACCCGTGTTCACCAGTTCAGTTTGCAGCACTGGCTTCACTGCCCTCTAACAGCTAACTTGAATTCAGTTGATAATAGCCTTCCCATGTCCAATttgcaggagagctgctccctctgctgagTTTTCTGTTGATCGCCACCGGCACCTGATGTCCTTCCTCACCATGCTTGGGCCCAGCCCGGACTGGAATGTGGGCCTGTCGGCTGAAGACCTCTGCACCAAGGACTGTGGCTGGGTTCAGAAAGTTGTTCAGGATTTAATACCCTGGGACGCCGGCACAGACAGTGGAGTTACCTATGAGGTATGTGAACTATTTGTAATGTATTTTACATAAGTTTACCTTAAAGTAGTGAAGAATGAAAGCTATTTAATCCAAAGTAATGCCATATTTACCTTTATGCTACTCTactagtttctttttaaatcctatttatgtttttattttctttttgattgcAGTCACCTAACAAACCTACAGTTCCTCAAGAGAAGATCAGACCACTTACAAGCTTAGATCACCCTCAAAGTCCTTTTTATGATCCAGAAGGAGGCTCTATTAAGCTGGTAGCCAGAGTTGTCATTGAGAGAATTGCACGCAAGGTATAAcgtacatgtatatttatataaaatatatttaaagatattGTATATACATAGACATATAAAATCctcaaggaaacaaaaccacactCTCTCAGACAAAAAtttattcttcctcttcccaCCAAATCTGCAATCCCTAACCTACCTCTAACAAAGACAGTGGCAGAAAATACCTAAAACTTTCCTAAATTTAAAACTGTCTAAATATGCTGTTTATCCTATTTCTGGTAATTAGTACATCTGCTTAGTtacaggtttttgttgtttgtttttaatacacaaGAATTAgaggataaaaaaagaaaaacttattCAGTGTATCCTGTTATTACTGCTGATCCTGTAGTGCCTCACAGGGTACCGTCTTAGCCGCTCTGTCTGCATACACATGAGTTTGCTGTATCTAATCTCCACAATCACTTCTTTGCAGGGAGAGCAATGCAATATTGTACCTGATAACATAGATGATATTGTGGCAGATCTAgcaccagaagaaaaagaagaaggtACTTTTCAAATTAGTTTGTATTGtagtaatttatattttgttccATTCTCCACTATTATTTCTAGATAAAGTAAAAAACTGACAGAAGCAGAAGACCCTCTCAGTGTCAAAAAGTGATTtagttttccatcttttctggTATATGCTATTAGCCTTTCCTCTTACAGAAAAGGCATCAAATGTATACCTGGCAGATAACATTAACagtaaaagtaataaaagataACCCTTTGGGGGTTCAACAAAAAAATGATaactttaaaatcaaatttgactttctttttttcttttgggttaAAATGGAGcagttttaaatacagaaggaaataatATATTCTATTAACATCTAAAGTAATCAGTAGCCAAGTAAAGAGaatcaaatggaaaataatatgctttaatgTTTACtgccttttcttatttttagatGACACCCCTGAGACCTGCATCTATTCCAACTGGTCCCCGTGGtcagcctgcagctcttctaCCTGTGAAAAGGGCAAGAGGATGAGGCAGAGAATGCTTAAAGCTCAGCTGGACCTGAGTGTGCCATGTCCAGACACCCAAGATTTTCAGCCATGCATGGGTCCAGGCTGCAGTGATGAAGGTAATCAAGAGGAAAGGGTGGAGAACATTTTGTGGAATAGGGACCACTCTTACTTTTCCTTCAAAGTTCTCAAAGCTGTTGGTTGCCATAAGATTTGGGTTATgtcaaaaataagaataattgcAGAAGAATGCAAATTGAAGAGGTctgtgttcagctctgcagTTCAGCTGAGCGGATGCATGAAGTGCACAGGATTATAAAAGGAAAGGAGTAAAGTAAGCGATAGAGAAGACAGAATGTGTGAGGAAGCATAAAAGCAACACTGCACATTAACGGGCAGCTACAGATTTATCAGGGGAGTGGGCAGCACACATGTTAATATTAGCAATTGAAATGGTCCTCTGTATTTTAGATGGTTCCACTTGCATGATGTCTGACTGGATTACATGGTCCCCCTGTAGTGTTTCCTGTGGAATGGGAACGCGCTCTAGAGAGAGATATGTAAAACAATTCCCTGAAGATGGCTCTATGTGCAAAGTGCCTACTGAAGAGACTGAGAAATGTGTTGTAAATGAGGAATGTTGTAAGTATTTCATTTAGCTTTGTAAAATCCAGCCAATAACAGGATCACTGcctgaaccttttttttttatgtgagcTCTACTAGTGAAGGATTTTCTCTATCCATTTTGAATAGCCCCTAGCAGCTGCCTTGTCACTGAATGGGGAGAGTGGGATGAATGCAGCGCTAGCTGTGGCACAGGAATGAAAAGACGACACAGAATGATCAAGATGACTCCTGCTGATGGATCTATGTGCAAGGCAGAAACTACAGAGGCAGAGAAATGCATGATGCCTGAATGCCGTAAGTGTCCGTGAATTCACCTCTTCTGCTACAGAGGCTGTTTCTGACACATTCCTCCATCACGCCACACAACATAGCTAAACTAGACGCAACATcactttttcctgttctccttcAAATTAGATCCCATAGGGAACATGCGCTATATGCTGCTTTCATCAACAGAATGAGAGTATCAGTAAAACATAGTCAGGATGCTGTTACTGTATTACCCATACAGTGACGTGTGTATTCACAAGCCATACATAAGCAACTCTAATTTTATGGGATATGTGATCTATTTATGGCTAGAATAAAACCATGTCCTCTCATTTTAGCCTGTGAGCAGTTCAGAAATTGAGGCGCACCTTTTGTGCAACCAGCCAGCCTCCCCCTTACCCTGTCTGTTAATATTGTGTTACATTAAGAGATGttaagattttaattaaagacaaaaagaaattaaggtaTAAACGATTTTTGGTAGCTAAAGCatgaaagataaataaataaatatcctaTCTTAGACTACACCAATTTGATTTCTGGTTCTGGGCATGGGAAGAATAAAGgctttttacagaaattattaTCAAAACTTATTTCTTAAACTATGTATTCCCTGCAAGCACTGGGACAGAGATGAATAAGGTGGAGAACAACCTTATTCATGTTTATGGAGAAAAACATagcaaagaaaaagtattaaaatcAAGCaagccttttaatttttctttttctgagcttCTGCAGAAACATCATTCAGCCTGTGATTCATTTTCTCCAAAGTGACAGCAAAGTGTGACTGGTTGCAGGCAGATGAAAGATAGAAGtatatttttcatctgtgttattttcaaaatgtatacCTTTGTAGACGGGGTATAACAAACATtcattacctttttattttcatattagaCACTATTCCCTGCCTACTCTCCCCATGGTCTGAATGGAGCGACTGTAGCGTAACGTGCGGGAAGGGAATGCGCACCCGGCAAAGAATGCTGAAATCTGCAGCTGAGCTTGGGGATTGCAATGAGGAACTGGagcaagcagaaaaatgcaTGCTGCCTGAATGCCGTAAGTGTGGGGAACCTGGGAAAGAGAAGGCCTCTTTTATGTGTTAGTCTATGGCTCCAAACTATCATTTGTTAACATAgggtttttaattattttcaaatatagtTACTTGATGGAcaattttttcctgattaacTTTGGCtataaaacataattatttgAAAGTTTTAGCTAAATGCTCTCTGAATTCCAGAATGCTATATACACTAATTCTATGTttcagtttttgtgtgtgtgtgtgtttgttttgttttttttggggggggcacaaTTGGAGCATTCCTTGTCTCTTTGAACTCTGTAAACAAATGATTTGATGCAGTCTTGCACTGATTCTTGCTCTCTATGTGTATTACCCCTGTCAGCCCACAGGGGCATGTAACATGAAAGTGTTCTCTCctgtggattttttgtttgttatttttgtttttattgcacaCTTTTGGCTGCTGAGAGATGGAATATGACCATGTTTTCATCTCAACTTACTCAGTCCTATGGTGATTACCAATAGTGCTTTAGGTGTATGGTTATTCCATATTTGATACAATACTACCACTTTGGGCAACAGCTTGTTCACTTCCCAATAGTAAACAAACAGAATTAATAAAGCCTATTTTTTTACTCAAATGCAGAACGTGCCCAAGGCAGGAGGGAGAAGATTAGCATATCACTTGTGTAATTATTGCAGCTCTAAGAGTGAACACAAAAGAAGCTCCATTTCTGATACATCTCTGAACTGTATTTTAGCCTCTTTACTGCAATACGTCTCTTTGCAACCTTTAATGTCGTATGGGCCAGCGGATGGTGTGGAGGCAGCTGCGTTGATTTTATACCTTATTCCACTAATATCTCCCCCTTCTCGAGTGGTGGTGATTTCTAGTTGCTTTGCAGTCTTGGTGAGGAGTGATAGCCTAAGGCATTGCTGAATGAATAAGATGATAACTTTTAGTGCACTGTTGCCAGCAGGTTTATGAGGCATGATATCTGATTACATTATTTATCACAGAAAGTATTGGCTAGAAAAGGCTTTTCTACTGCAATTTGCTAATTCAGCTTTTCTTAAATAATGTGAAATATCATTTTGATTACTATTCACAGGGCCTGTGAATAAGCAGCACTAAAAGGACAAAAACTTTTAAgaccttttaaaactttttaaaggtATTACTGACCTTTGCGTACTGCACAACACTGATAAAAATATGATACAAGTTCTTTTCCATctgttctgctttaaaaagctCCTTtatgtttggggttttgtttgttttgtttcctcttctgttttactCAGGGCCTCAAAGCAGATCAGTTTAAAGCTCTACATCTATCAGTAAAGCAAGGCTTGTATTTCAGGTAACAGACAGTTTGTAAATATAACTTGTTTTTTTAGCACCTTTTCATTATAAAACAGACATATATACATACTGGAAAATTGAAGGTGGCACAGGAAAATTATTTACATGTTTGTTGTAAGGTTAGTGATctgccagcacctccctggaaaaagaaattgggGAAAgcatcaaaaaatatttctgctagaGATGGCTTCAGGACGTTTTTGATGTGTACTCTCACAAAATTTGCTGAAAACGCTGGAGGTGTAAGTTGCATTCCCGTATTTAGGATGCAAAAGCTCATTGGGCacatttgtatgttttttcttgACCTTATGTTTAGGTTGGCAGCTAACACAGATTTTGTGTAATACTTCTCATTCTTTGCAGCCATCGACTGTGAGCTGACAGAGTGGTCCCAGTGGTCCGAATGCAATACCTCATGTGGAAAGGGCCACATGATCAGGACAAGAATGATTAAAATAGAACCACAGTTTGGAGGAACAGCTTGCCCAGAAACTGTCCAACGTACAAAATGTCGAGTAAGGAAATGCCTGAGAGGCCCAGGTATGGAAAAAAGGCGCTGGAAAGAAGCTCGGGAGAAAAGAAGAAGTGAACAAGCGAAAAAAAATATCGATAGCGAGCAATATCCAGGTGAGTGTGAAACCATTACTTAGTATGCTCATGTCTGACTTTTGTGTGTAAAGGGAAAGAGTTTGTGAGCAGCTCCTCCTTCGTGctgtgataattttttttcactattgcAGTTCAGGGAAATTTATAGCAGCAAAGTAAAGTACATCAGTTTCAGTGTTTggctgtcattaaaaaaatgcaacatgAGTTTAGGGCACAACAGAGAAAGGTTCACATATTTCCACATCATCATGGATAATATTTTAGCTCCTTCCCTACAAAGGGTAGAATCTGAAGAATGTAGAATTGAGATCTGGCAAAGGATTGATTGTAATGTCTATGGGACTTAATAATGATCTTTGCATCTGGTTACCTTCAAACTTTGGAAGTATTTGTTCCTGGATTCAATGCTAAATTTCAAGATTGATCAGGCTTCTACCTTAGTAACTTGATTCAGACTGAGACTGCTCAGGGAGATGTGCTCTGTCTTCAGGAAGGGACAGTATTCAAGCACTAATCAGTAAAACACAGTATCTTATATTGACATTATATCTTACATTATCAGTATATGAGTCATTGCTAATTTCTGGTTCATGATTGTCTGACATATAACAGTTTCttaattgtatttgttttataatgtAGACagtaaatatctttttaaatacaattttcaatgtttttcaaatatatctTGAATATATTTAACTGGGCTCCTTAATTGCCTGCTGTAATAAACTAGGCAATATGCTATCTTAAATTCCAAGGATGTAAGCATGCAGATGTGCATAGTGGTACACaatcaaatgtgttttttttctcctcccagttTGTAGGCTGAAACCATGGACTGCTTGGACAGAATGTTCTACACTCTGTGGAGGTGGAATTCAGGAACGCTACATGATGGTAAAGAAGAGATCCAAAAGTACTCAGTTTACTAGctgcaaagacaaaaaggagCTAAGAGCATGCAATGTTCATCCTTGTTAGCAAAACAAGGCTTCCAAGTGATGCACTCTGAGCTAAATGGAAAGTCAAccttggtttggtttttaaaacaacaaaaaatatacaaagtgtatattagttttcatttttgcagtgtGGTTTGCTTTTTAGTCTTGCTGGTGCAAGaagtatattttataaatatttcctcACAGATTAATGCTGAGAGTAGATCTTTGATACTCCAGCTAGCCCTTAATGCATAAAAATAGTAAGTCATTGTGAGTCATTTAACTGAAATACAGACGTATCTGTGGACATGGAATAGCCATATAGAAATACTACTCGTAAAGACATGGGATGCATGCATATTAACATAACTAAGTTAAAGTGACATGTTTCATATGTGGGAGGATTTCTCTCTTGATCTG
This region includes:
- the SPON1 gene encoding spondin-1 isoform X2; translated protein: MTLSAATPAYFRGFTLIALKEGKEGDKEEDHAGTFQIIDEEETQFMSNCPVAVTESTPRRRTRIQVFWTAPPTGTGCVILKASIVQKRIIYFQDEGSLTKKICEQDSASEGVTDKPILDCCACGTAKYRLTFYGNWSEKTHPKDFPRRTNHWSAIIGSSHSKNYILWEYGGYASEGVKQVAELGSPVKMEEEIRQQSDEVLTVIKAKAQWPAWQPLNVRAAPSAEFSVDRHRHLMSFLTMLGPSPDWNVGLSAEDLCTKDCGWVQKVVQDLIPWDAGTDSGVTYESPNKPTVPQEKIRPLTSLDHPQSPFYDPEGGSIKLVARVVIERIARKGEQCNIVPDNIDDIVADLAPEEKEEDDTPETCIYSNWSPWSACSSSTCEKGKRMRQRMLKAQLDLSVPCPDTQDFQPCMGPGCSDEDGSTCMMSDWITWSPCSVSCGMGTRSRERYVKQFPEDGSMCKVPTEETEKCVVNEECSPSSCLVTEWGEWDECSASCGTGMKRRHRMIKMTPADGSMCKAETTEAEKCMMPECHTIPCLLSPWSEWSDCSVTCGKGMRTRQRMLKSAAELGDCNEELEQAEKCMLPECPIDCELTEWSQWSECNTSCGKGHMIRTRMIKIEPQFGGTACPETVQRTKCRVRKCLRGPGMEKRRWKEAREKRRSEQAKKNIDSEQYPVCRLKPWTAWTECSTLCGGGIQERYMMVKKRSKSTQFTSCKDKKELRACNVHPC
- the SPON1 gene encoding spondin-1 isoform X3, with protein sequence MSNCPVAVTESTPRRRTRIQVFWTAPPTGTGCVILKASIVQKRIIYFQDEGSLTKKICEQDSASEGVTDKPILDCCACGTAKYRLTFYGNWSEKTHPKDFPRRTNHWSAIIGSSHSKNYILWEYGGYASEGVKQVAELGSPVKMEEEIRQQSDEVLTVIKAKAQWPAWQPLNVRAAPSAEFSVDRHRHLMSFLTMLGPSPDWNVGLSAEDLCTKDCGWVQKVVQDLIPWDAGTDSGVTYESPNKPTVPQEKIRPLTSLDHPQSPFYDPEGGSIKLVARVVIERIARKGEQCNIVPDNIDDIVADLAPEEKEEDDTPETCIYSNWSPWSACSSSTCEKGKRMRQRMLKAQLDLSVPCPDTQDFQPCMGPGCSDEDGSTCMMSDWITWSPCSVSCGMGTRSRERYVKQFPEDGSMCKVPTEETEKCVVNEECSPSSCLVTEWGEWDECSASCGTGMKRRHRMIKMTPADGSMCKAETTEAEKCMMPECHTIPCLLSPWSEWSDCSVTCGKGMRTRQRMLKSAAELGDCNEELEQAEKCMLPECPIDCELTEWSQWSECNTSCGKGHMIRTRMIKIEPQFGGTACPETVQRTKCRVRKCLRGPGMEKRRWKEAREKRRSEQAKKNIDSEQYPVCRLKPWTAWTECSTLCGGGIQERYMMVKKRSKSTQFTSCKDKKELRACNVHPC
- the SPON1 gene encoding spondin-1 isoform X1, yielding MGARLQPLALRLLALTVPLVAKGFSDETLEKAAKSEGYCSRILRAQGTRREGYNEFSLRVEGDPEFYKPGNSYRVTLSAATPAYFRGFTLIALKEGKEGDKEEDHAGTFQIIDEEETQFMSNCPVAVTESTPRRRTRIQVFWTAPPTGTGCVILKASIVQKRIIYFQDEGSLTKKICEQDSASEGVTDKPILDCCACGTAKYRLTFYGNWSEKTHPKDFPRRTNHWSAIIGSSHSKNYILWEYGGYASEGVKQVAELGSPVKMEEEIRQQSDEVLTVIKAKAQWPAWQPLNVRAAPSAEFSVDRHRHLMSFLTMLGPSPDWNVGLSAEDLCTKDCGWVQKVVQDLIPWDAGTDSGVTYESPNKPTVPQEKIRPLTSLDHPQSPFYDPEGGSIKLVARVVIERIARKGEQCNIVPDNIDDIVADLAPEEKEEDDTPETCIYSNWSPWSACSSSTCEKGKRMRQRMLKAQLDLSVPCPDTQDFQPCMGPGCSDEDGSTCMMSDWITWSPCSVSCGMGTRSRERYVKQFPEDGSMCKVPTEETEKCVVNEECSPSSCLVTEWGEWDECSASCGTGMKRRHRMIKMTPADGSMCKAETTEAEKCMMPECHTIPCLLSPWSEWSDCSVTCGKGMRTRQRMLKSAAELGDCNEELEQAEKCMLPECPIDCELTEWSQWSECNTSCGKGHMIRTRMIKIEPQFGGTACPETVQRTKCRVRKCLRGPGMEKRRWKEAREKRRSEQAKKNIDSEQYPVCRLKPWTAWTECSTLCGGGIQERYMMVKKRSKSTQFTSCKDKKELRACNVHPC